A window from Desulfovibrio sp. Fe33 encodes these proteins:
- the fliS gene encoding flagellar export chaperone FliS — MANPAKAYLATQVETTTQGELLLMLYEAAIKFLKRAKREIDNRDYAKKGIYISKAMAIIHELSESLNKEKGGDITPKLGQLYMFCTTQLVKANIRLDNKMIDDVIKILDGLRSAYAQIVPIHDGKAAPGDTVSTGSAPRPPQPSLAAQAMPAHAAAPIPQRAEPPKQTVPAPKPAPAPSTPSQLRTAAAAAKFRAANAYNNANR, encoded by the coding sequence ATGGCCAACCCAGCAAAGGCATATCTGGCGACCCAGGTCGAAACCACTACCCAGGGGGAACTCCTCCTCATGCTCTATGAGGCGGCGATCAAATTCCTCAAGCGGGCCAAGCGGGAAATCGACAACCGGGACTATGCCAAGAAGGGCATTTACATATCCAAGGCCATGGCGATCATCCATGAGCTGTCCGAAAGCCTGAACAAGGAAAAAGGCGGTGACATCACCCCAAAGCTCGGCCAGCTTTACATGTTCTGCACCACCCAACTGGTCAAGGCCAACATCCGCCTGGACAACAAGATGATCGACGACGTCATCAAGATTCTTGACGGACTCCGCTCGGCCTACGCCCAGATCGTGCCCATCCATGACGGCAAGGCCGCCCCCGGCGACACCGTATCCACCGGAAGCGCACCCAGGCCGCCTCAGCCTTCCCTGGCGGCTCAGGCCATGCCCGCCCATGCGGCGGCGCCGATTCCGCAGAGGGCGGAACCGCCCAAGCAGACCGTCCCCGCTCCGAAACCGGCTCCGGCTCCATCCACGCCGTCCCAGCTCCGGACCGCCGCGGCGGCCGCCAAGTTCCGTGCGGCCAACGCCTACAACAACGCCAACCGATGA
- a CDS encoding glycosyltransferase family 4 protein — protein MDASPVRVLHVIKSLGLGGTEKVMQLFVTNLDRSRFIPAVYSQADGVRARQIRASGVDTFIGGDLLSVLGRFKPQIVHIHRAGWPEPELLVPLKRARVPAVVETNVFGRHDPSPQASVIDHTLFVSRFCLTRFSHATGISPHPGRYTYLYNPVDTDFFANATRTNRKYDAPAAGRISRPDPGKWSRMALDFLPLLVRNVPDFRYHVIGAVPEAVEFIRLHGLERNVILHDPVETDAGIADFLNGVSVLAHGNDAGESFGLVIAEAMACSLPVVTHPSEGLRDNAQLELVEHGVTGLVANNAEEYANALNYLFSHPVEARRMGLAGRDKAARLYRMQAITKRLEALYLELLRRKGITQ, from the coding sequence ATGGATGCATCCCCTGTCCGCGTTCTTCACGTTATCAAATCCCTGGGCCTGGGCGGCACGGAAAAGGTCATGCAACTCTTCGTGACCAACCTCGACCGGTCCCGGTTCATACCGGCCGTCTACAGCCAGGCGGACGGGGTGCGCGCGAGGCAGATCCGCGCCTCGGGCGTGGACACGTTCATCGGGGGAGACCTTCTCTCGGTGCTCGGGCGGTTCAAACCGCAGATCGTGCATATCCACCGCGCAGGCTGGCCCGAACCCGAACTGCTCGTTCCCCTCAAACGCGCCCGCGTGCCCGCCGTGGTGGAGACCAACGTCTTCGGCCGCCACGACCCGAGCCCCCAGGCATCGGTCATCGACCACACCCTGTTCGTCTCCCGTTTCTGCCTGACGCGGTTCTCCCACGCCACGGGCATCAGCCCGCATCCGGGCCGATACACATACCTGTACAACCCGGTGGACACGGACTTCTTCGCAAATGCGACCAGGACGAACCGTAAATACGACGCCCCCGCGGCCGGACGCATATCCCGTCCCGACCCGGGCAAATGGTCGCGAATGGCCCTGGACTTCCTGCCATTACTCGTGCGAAACGTGCCCGACTTCCGCTACCACGTCATCGGGGCCGTCCCCGAAGCCGTGGAGTTCATTCGCCTACACGGCCTGGAACGCAACGTCATCCTCCACGACCCTGTGGAGACCGACGCCGGGATCGCGGATTTCCTGAACGGAGTCTCGGTCCTGGCCCACGGCAACGACGCCGGCGAGTCCTTCGGGCTGGTCATCGCCGAGGCCATGGCCTGTTCCCTGCCCGTTGTCACCCACCCGAGCGAAGGATTGCGCGACAACGCGCAGCTCGAACTGGTGGAACACGGCGTCACCGGACTTGTGGCCAACAACGCGGAAGAGTATGCCAATGCCCTCAACTACCTGTTTTCCCATCCGGTCGAAGCGCGGCGGATGGGGCTGGCCGGTCGGGACAAGGCCGCGCGCCTTTACCGTATGCAGGCCATCACCAAACGGCTTGAGGCCCTCTACCTGGAACTGCTCCGGCGCAAAGGAATCACGCAATGA